The Variovorax paradoxus genome window below encodes:
- a CDS encoding LysR family transcriptional regulator, with the protein MELRQLRYFAAIAAERSFTKAAEKLHISQPPLSQQMSNLEQELGVRLLVRTSRSVELSEAGRVFLPHVLTVLERLEEGRAQLARVARGLEGRVTVGLTGSHFLGPLPRFIQAFRQQRPRVEVVLLEMAPVDQFTALGDRGIDLCFSRGIPDTPVFASDLLWRDTPVVVLPPGHPLAGREGLRLAELRDEDFVFFRLGSSLFVDAIHGACIFARFEPRIVQQVVEVSAVLNLVAAGLGVSVVPGSIAAQRAESVAICPLVEEPQAPRISADVFLVRRKDEERAAVLALADALRDWAARR; encoded by the coding sequence ATGGAACTTCGCCAACTCCGCTACTTCGCCGCCATCGCCGCCGAGCGCAGCTTCACCAAGGCGGCGGAAAAGCTCCACATCTCGCAGCCGCCGCTGAGCCAGCAGATGAGCAACCTCGAGCAGGAGCTCGGCGTGCGGCTGCTGGTGCGCACCAGCCGCAGCGTGGAGCTCAGCGAGGCGGGCCGGGTGTTCCTGCCGCACGTGCTGACGGTGCTCGAGCGGCTCGAGGAAGGGCGCGCGCAGCTGGCGCGGGTGGCGCGCGGGCTCGAGGGCCGCGTCACGGTGGGCCTCACGGGATCGCATTTCCTCGGACCGCTGCCGCGCTTCATCCAGGCCTTCCGCCAGCAGCGCCCGCGCGTGGAGGTGGTGCTGCTCGAGATGGCGCCGGTCGACCAGTTCACGGCGCTCGGCGATCGCGGCATCGACCTGTGCTTCTCGCGCGGCATCCCCGACACGCCGGTCTTCGCATCCGACCTGCTGTGGCGCGACACGCCGGTGGTGGTGCTGCCGCCGGGCCATCCGCTGGCCGGGCGCGAGGGATTGCGCCTGGCCGAGCTGCGCGACGAGGATTTCGTCTTCTTCCGCCTCGGCTCCTCGCTGTTCGTCGATGCGATCCACGGCGCCTGCATCTTCGCGCGCTTCGAGCCGCGCATCGTGCAGCAGGTGGTGGAGGTCAGCGCGGTGCTCAACCTCGTGGCCGCGGGGCTGGGGGTGTCGGTGGTGCCGGGGTCGATCGCGGCGCAGCGCGCGGAATCGGTCGCGATCTGTCCGCTGGTGGAGGAGCCGCAGGCGCCGCGGATCTCGGCCGACGTCTTCCTGGTGCGCCGCAAGGACGAGGAGCGCGCCGCGGTGCTGGCGCTGGCGGACGCCTTGCGCGATTGGGCCGCACGCCGCTGA
- a CDS encoding tripartite tricarboxylate transporter substrate binding protein, which yields MTRWMKFAAAMLCASALPALAQPYPSRPVSIVVPHGAGGANDAIARPFSHAIGARLGQSFIVDNRAGAGGNIGTGYVARGTPDGYTLLLTVGSSYTISPFLYKAVPFDPLKDFEPIGMVATAPYVLVVNPALPVKTVQELVTLARSQPGALHMASAGNGSLDHLLGEMFKSAAGVDMVHVPYRGASAANTDLVSGQVSVTFTSWPSVMSFVNAGKLRLIAVASPARSPLLPNVPTIAETVPGVSAISWYGLFAPAATPKDVSAKLRTETAALLKDKAFQETLKAQGAEAATVDTARFSEIIRTDLQQWARIVKATGAHVD from the coding sequence ATGACCCGATGGATGAAATTCGCCGCGGCGATGCTGTGCGCGAGCGCGCTGCCGGCGCTCGCGCAGCCCTACCCTTCCCGGCCCGTGAGCATCGTGGTGCCGCATGGCGCGGGCGGCGCCAACGACGCCATCGCGCGGCCCTTCTCGCATGCGATCGGCGCCCGGCTCGGCCAGTCGTTCATCGTCGACAACCGCGCGGGCGCGGGCGGCAACATCGGCACCGGCTACGTGGCGCGCGGCACGCCCGACGGCTACACCCTGCTGCTGACGGTGGGCAGCAGCTACACCATCAGTCCCTTCCTGTACAAGGCGGTGCCCTTCGATCCGCTGAAGGACTTCGAGCCCATCGGCATGGTCGCCACCGCGCCCTACGTGCTGGTGGTCAATCCCGCGCTGCCCGTGAAGACGGTGCAGGAGCTCGTGACCCTGGCGCGCAGCCAGCCCGGCGCGCTCCACATGGCCTCGGCCGGCAACGGCAGCCTCGACCACCTGCTCGGCGAGATGTTCAAGTCGGCCGCGGGCGTGGACATGGTGCACGTGCCCTACCGCGGCGCCTCGGCGGCCAACACCGACCTCGTCTCGGGCCAGGTCTCCGTCACCTTCACCAGTTGGCCCAGCGTGATGTCCTTCGTCAACGCGGGCAAGTTGCGGCTGATCGCCGTCGCCTCGCCCGCGCGTTCGCCGCTGCTGCCGAACGTACCCACCATCGCCGAGACGGTGCCGGGCGTGTCGGCCATCTCGTGGTACGGCCTCTTCGCGCCGGCGGCCACCCCGAAGGACGTGAGCGCGAAGCTGCGCACCGAGACGGCGGCGCTGCTCAAGGACAAGGCCTTCCAGGAGACGCTCAAGGCCCAGGGCGCCGAGGCCGCCACCGTGGACACGGCGCGTTTCTCCGAGATCATCCGCACCGACCTCCAGCAATGGGCACGGATCGTGAAGGCGACGGGCGCGCATGTCGACTGA
- a CDS encoding isochorismatase family protein produces MPSAHDNYQGVWGHRIGFGQRGALLLIDFVKAYTLPGSPLYAEGVVSAVDHGAELLRAARAAGMPVLHTTIVHQSKSFADAGAWYRKSPVLECFKSRPFNEFCDAVVPLADEIVLQKQYASAFFGTSLASTLFALRVDTLLVTGCSTSGCVRATAVDGVQHGFNVMVVREAVGDRHPDPHEANLFDIDSKYGDVVSKARTLEFIARAPSSLQHGA; encoded by the coding sequence ATGCCGAGCGCACACGACAACTACCAGGGCGTCTGGGGCCACCGGATCGGCTTCGGCCAGCGCGGCGCGCTGCTGCTGATCGATTTCGTCAAGGCCTACACGCTGCCGGGTTCGCCGCTCTACGCCGAGGGCGTGGTGAGCGCGGTGGACCACGGTGCCGAGCTGCTGCGCGCCGCGCGCGCGGCCGGCATGCCGGTTCTCCACACGACCATCGTGCACCAGTCGAAGAGCTTCGCCGACGCGGGCGCCTGGTACCGCAAGTCGCCGGTGCTCGAATGCTTCAAGTCGCGGCCCTTCAACGAGTTCTGCGACGCGGTCGTGCCGCTGGCCGACGAGATCGTGCTCCAGAAGCAGTACGCGAGCGCCTTCTTCGGAACCAGCCTCGCGAGCACCCTGTTCGCGCTGCGCGTCGACACCCTGCTGGTCACCGGCTGCTCCACCAGCGGCTGCGTGCGCGCCACCGCGGTCGACGGCGTGCAGCACGGCTTCAACGTGATGGTGGTGCGCGAAGCCGTCGGCGACCGCCATCCCGATCCGCACGAGGCGAACCTGTTCGACATCGACAGCAAGTACGGCGATGTCGTTTCGAAGGCGCGGACGCTGGAGTTCATCGCGCGCGCCCCTTCCTCCCTTCAGCATGGAGCCTGA
- a CDS encoding tripartite tricarboxylate transporter substrate binding protein, whose product MNPLRRASLVAGCGLALSPLAFAQAAPFPSRPVRLVVPAAPGGSADKNSRALSDRLSELWKQPVIVDYKPGANTIIGSDHVARSAPDGHTLLVNSAALAVNPGIYPKLPYDTLQDLVAVTMISTAPFALVVHPEVPARDIQAFLALAREKPAALSFGTAESRALLAGHQFNLAAGTRLQSVPFKGAGALMNDLVAGHVPVAFSALSSVQAQVAAGRLRLLGVATRAPSPLAPQATALAAAAVPGFEAESWFGLFAPRGTPPALAARLRQDVAAVLREREVAARFEAMGAQPVGDEPQAFAARVRADVEMATRVARAANIQPE is encoded by the coding sequence ATGAACCCTCTTCGTCGCGCATCGCTGGTCGCGGGCTGCGGCCTGGCGCTCTCGCCCCTGGCTTTCGCTCAGGCCGCGCCGTTTCCGTCGCGCCCCGTACGTCTCGTCGTGCCGGCCGCGCCCGGCGGCAGCGCGGACAAGAATTCGCGCGCGCTCTCCGACAGGCTGTCCGAGCTGTGGAAGCAGCCCGTGATCGTCGACTACAAGCCGGGCGCGAACACGATCATCGGATCGGACCACGTGGCCAGGAGCGCGCCCGATGGCCACACGCTGCTGGTCAACTCGGCAGCGCTGGCGGTGAACCCCGGCATCTATCCGAAGTTGCCCTACGACACGCTGCAGGACCTGGTGGCGGTCACCATGATCAGCACGGCGCCCTTCGCCCTGGTGGTGCATCCGGAGGTACCGGCCCGCGACATCCAGGCCTTTCTCGCGCTCGCGCGCGAGAAGCCCGCGGCGCTGTCCTTCGGCACCGCCGAATCGCGCGCGCTGCTGGCCGGGCACCAGTTCAACCTGGCGGCCGGCACGCGGCTGCAGAGCGTGCCGTTCAAGGGCGCCGGCGCCCTCATGAACGACCTCGTCGCCGGGCATGTGCCGGTGGCCTTCTCGGCGCTGAGCTCGGTGCAGGCGCAGGTGGCCGCGGGGCGCTTGCGCCTGCTGGGCGTGGCCACCCGCGCGCCGTCGCCGCTCGCACCGCAGGCAACCGCGCTCGCCGCCGCGGCCGTGCCGGGCTTCGAGGCCGAGTCCTGGTTCGGCCTGTTCGCGCCGCGGGGCACGCCACCGGCGCTGGCAGCGCGCCTTCGGCAGGACGTGGCCGCGGTGCTGCGCGAGCGCGAGGTGGCGGCGCGCTTCGAGGCCATGGGCGCGCAGCCGGTCGGCGACGAACCGCAGGCCTTCGCCGCGCGCGTGCGCGCCGACGTGGAGATGGCGACCCGGGTCGCGCGCGCCGCCAACATCCAGCCGGAGTAG
- a CDS encoding muconolactone Delta-isomerase family protein translates to MLFMLKVKYVPAPGLGDAQAAELRRRHDEEVGRLAARGTLLGIWRIAGTRSNLSLWQFENAQALHDAVGRLPLFAHLEIEATPLARHHLGGLCRVDAQPVPGLS, encoded by the coding sequence ATGCTGTTCATGCTGAAGGTGAAGTACGTGCCGGCCCCGGGCCTCGGCGACGCGCAGGCCGCCGAGCTGCGCCGCCGCCACGACGAAGAGGTCGGCCGACTCGCCGCGCGGGGCACGTTGCTGGGCATCTGGCGCATTGCAGGCACGCGCTCCAACCTGAGCCTCTGGCAGTTCGAGAATGCGCAGGCGCTGCACGACGCCGTGGGCCGGTTGCCGCTGTTCGCCCACCTGGAGATCGAGGCCACGCCGCTCGCCCGGCATCACCTGGGCGGGCTCTGCCGCGTCGACGCGCAGCCGGTGCCGGGGCTTTCCTGA
- a CDS encoding 5-carboxymethyl-2-hydroxymuconate Delta-isomerase, with protein MPHLIVEHTRNIPGFEAHAALRAVNAALAASGHFEEADIKSRAHAVDTFEIGTAPEARGFVAAQLLILSGRPAEAKRQLSRLVLETLRAALPAEPALQLQVSVEIVDIERDSYAKAVLGGARSTAG; from the coding sequence ATGCCCCACCTGATCGTCGAACACACCCGCAACATCCCCGGCTTTGAGGCGCACGCGGCCTTGCGTGCCGTCAATGCGGCACTGGCCGCCTCGGGCCATTTCGAGGAGGCCGACATCAAGAGCCGGGCCCATGCCGTCGACACCTTCGAGATCGGCACCGCGCCCGAGGCGCGCGGCTTCGTGGCCGCGCAGCTGCTGATCCTGTCCGGCCGCCCGGCCGAGGCGAAGCGGCAGTTGTCGCGGCTGGTGCTCGAGACGTTGCGGGCCGCCCTTCCGGCCGAACCGGCGCTGCAGCTCCAGGTGTCGGTGGAGATCGTGGACATCGAGCGCGACAGCTACGCGAAGGCGGTCCTGGGCGGCGCGCGAAGCACCGCCGGATGA
- a CDS encoding DUF3100 domain-containing protein produces the protein MSVPAVSSMDAPAVKLSTACRMWIAALAIVIVAELIGSFSIAVGPARIVLLPLLWALLMGAALGLLARRLPAAARIDLDAQHLAAAILQPALLLFIAKLGLLVGGSLPKIAATGFGLVFQEFGHFLGTAVFGLPVALLLGIKRQAIGATFSVGREPSLAIIGERFGMNSPEGHGVLAEYLTGSVFGTVFIALLAGLLASSGVFHPLALAMGAGVGSGSMMAAAAGSIAAQQTPEMAREVAAFAGASNLITTTIGTYFTLYLSLPFTIWAYRHLEPLIGRRTVASIDEPVEAVAESRPFRLGFGMLALVWLLVGAIGVCANRLGFGTPVDLRVLGGMGLIVAAVAVGYALYLLTRRRVPAVIWVSVVGMFLTSPAFPAAALVADLTGSVNFLALATPIITFAGLSIAKDVPAFRRLGWRIVVTSFAANAGTFLGATLIAQFFMHPHA, from the coding sequence ATGTCCGTGCCTGCCGTGTCCTCGATGGACGCACCCGCCGTCAAGCTGTCCACCGCCTGCAGGATGTGGATCGCCGCCTTGGCCATCGTGATCGTCGCCGAGCTCATCGGCAGTTTCAGCATCGCGGTCGGTCCCGCGAGGATCGTGCTGCTGCCGCTGCTGTGGGCGCTGCTCATGGGCGCGGCGCTCGGCCTCCTCGCGCGCCGCCTGCCGGCCGCGGCGCGCATCGATCTCGACGCGCAGCACCTCGCGGCCGCGATCCTGCAGCCCGCGCTGCTGCTGTTCATCGCCAAGCTCGGGCTGCTGGTCGGCGGCTCGCTGCCGAAGATCGCCGCGACCGGCTTCGGGCTGGTGTTCCAGGAGTTCGGCCACTTCCTCGGCACGGCCGTGTTCGGGCTGCCGGTGGCGCTGCTGCTGGGCATCAAGCGCCAGGCCATCGGCGCCACCTTCTCGGTGGGCCGCGAACCGAGCCTGGCGATCATCGGCGAGCGCTTCGGCATGAACTCGCCCGAGGGCCATGGCGTGCTGGCCGAGTACCTCACGGGCAGCGTGTTCGGCACCGTCTTCATCGCGCTGCTGGCCGGCCTGCTGGCCAGCAGCGGCGTCTTCCATCCGCTGGCGCTCGCCATGGGCGCGGGCGTCGGCTCGGGCAGCATGATGGCGGCGGCGGCGGGCTCCATCGCCGCGCAGCAGACGCCCGAGATGGCCAGGGAGGTGGCCGCGTTCGCCGGCGCGAGCAACCTCATCACGACCACCATCGGCACCTACTTCACGCTGTACCTGTCGCTGCCGTTCACCATCTGGGCCTACCGGCACCTGGAACCGCTGATCGGGCGGCGCACCGTCGCCAGCATCGACGAGCCCGTCGAGGCCGTGGCCGAGAGCCGGCCGTTTCGCCTCGGCTTCGGCATGCTGGCGCTGGTGTGGCTGCTGGTGGGAGCGATCGGCGTCTGCGCCAACCGGCTGGGCTTCGGCACGCCGGTCGACCTGCGGGTGCTCGGGGGCATGGGATTGATCGTCGCGGCGGTGGCGGTCGGATATGCCCTGTACCTGCTCACGCGGCGCCGGGTCCCGGCCGTGATCTGGGTCTCGGTGGTGGGCATGTTCCTGACCTCGCCGGCGTTCCCCGCAGCGGCGCTGGTGGCGGACCTGACCGGCAGCGTCAACTTCCTCGCGCTCGCCACCCCGATCATTACCTTCGCGGGGCTGTCGATCGCGAAGGACGTGCCGGCCTTCCGCCGGCTCGGCTGGCGCATCGTGGTGACGTCGTTCGCGGCAAATGCCGGCACCTTTCTCGGCGCCACGCTGATCGCGCAGTTCTTCATGCATCCGCACGCCTGA
- a CDS encoding GNAT family N-acetyltransferase: MYSLAEAVPSDLPAVRALLRRYARALAFDLAYQRFDEELEALPRPYVRPAGLLLVARQPDAIVGVAAYRPLGGGIAEVKRMYVAPEAQGQGLGRALLERLIAEAKAAGHAALRLDTHRPTMAAAIGLYTALGFEEIPAYGPDPTGEIAFFQRTLAADLA, encoded by the coding sequence ATGTACTCGCTGGCTGAAGCCGTGCCCTCGGACCTGCCCGCGGTCCGCGCGCTGCTGCGGCGCTACGCGCGGGCGCTGGCGTTCGACCTGGCCTACCAGCGCTTCGACGAGGAACTCGAGGCCCTGCCACGACCCTACGTGCGCCCCGCGGGCCTGCTGCTGGTGGCGCGGCAGCCCGACGCGATCGTGGGCGTGGCCGCCTACCGGCCGCTCGGTGGCGGCATCGCGGAGGTCAAGCGCATGTACGTGGCGCCCGAGGCGCAGGGCCAGGGCCTCGGCCGCGCGCTGCTCGAGCGCCTGATCGCCGAGGCCAAGGCCGCGGGCCATGCGGCGCTGCGGCTCGACACGCACCGCCCGACCATGGCGGCGGCGATCGGCCTGTACACCGCGCTGGGCTTCGAGGAGATCCCCGCCTACGGGCCGGATCCGACGGGCGAGATCGCCTTCTTCCAGAGAACGCTGGCCGCGGACCTTGCCTGA
- a CDS encoding cupin domain-containing protein, with translation METIQPHVVRVQQRERFALGGDLYSLIARRPQTGGAFAAYETVAPPGHGAMKHIHSRESESFLMFSGRLTVRVDGAPIELAAGDFISFPPGCAYGFRNEGSEPARFLTLLVPGGLEDFLASVGQPVGAQDAHAEASPESIDTMVRRAKDYGIEYPDHVLAG, from the coding sequence ATGGAAACGATCCAGCCCCATGTCGTGCGCGTGCAGCAACGCGAACGCTTCGCCCTCGGTGGCGACCTCTACAGCCTGATCGCGCGCCGGCCGCAGACCGGCGGCGCCTTCGCCGCCTACGAGACCGTGGCACCGCCGGGACACGGCGCCATGAAGCACATCCACTCGCGCGAGAGCGAGTCGTTCCTGATGTTCTCGGGCCGGCTCACGGTGCGTGTCGACGGCGCGCCGATCGAACTCGCGGCCGGCGACTTCATCTCGTTCCCGCCCGGCTGCGCCTACGGCTTTCGCAACGAAGGCAGCGAGCCCGCGCGCTTCCTGACGCTGTTGGTGCCCGGCGGCCTCGAGGACTTCCTCGCTTCCGTGGGCCAGCCGGTCGGTGCGCAGGACGCCCACGCGGAAGCCTCGCCCGAATCGATAGACACGATGGTCCGGCGCGCGAAGGACTACGGCATCGAGTACCCCGACCATGTACTCGCTGGCTGA